Proteins from a genomic interval of Erwinia sp. SLM-02:
- the ycaO gene encoding 30S ribosomal protein S12 methylthiotransferase accessory factor YcaO — protein MTQTYIPGKDAALEDSIARFQQKLQDLGFNIEEASWLNPVPNVWSVHIRDRDCPLCFTNGKGASKKAALASALGEYFERLSTNYFFADFWLGKQIANGDFVHYPNEKWFPLPEDDQLPAGILDARLRKFYDPENELSASDLIDLQSGNADRGIVGLPFTRQSDQQTVYIPMNIIGNLYVSNGMSAGNTANEARVQGLSEVFERYIKNRIIAESISLPTIPQEVLNRYPGVVEAIDRLEAEGFPIFSYDASLGGKYPVICVVLFNPENGTCFASFGAHPDFGVALERTVTELLQGRGLKDLDVFTPPTFDDEEVAEHANLETHFIDSSGLISWDLFKDDADYPFADWSFKGTTEEEFATLMAIFDAEGQEVYIADYQHLDVYACRIIVPGMSDIYPAEDLLLANNSMGAYLRDTLLNLPDSSWEKEDYLALLEQLDEDGHDDFTRVRELLGLATGKDNGWYTLRIGELKAMLALAGGDLDQALIWTEWTMEFNQSIFSPARANYYRCLQTLLLLSQEDERDPLQYHTAFVRMYGQEAVDNASAAISGEAPFYGLQNVDSDLLAFPAHQSLLAAYEKLQAAKRRYWK, from the coding sequence ATGACTCAAACTTATATTCCAGGCAAAGACGCCGCGTTGGAAGATTCCATCGCGCGCTTTCAGCAAAAACTACAGGATCTGGGCTTCAATATTGAAGAAGCGTCCTGGCTGAATCCGGTTCCCAATGTCTGGTCAGTGCATATTCGCGATCGCGACTGCCCACTGTGCTTCACCAACGGTAAAGGCGCCAGCAAAAAGGCTGCGCTGGCTTCTGCGCTGGGTGAATACTTTGAACGTCTGTCTACCAACTATTTCTTTGCCGATTTCTGGCTGGGCAAGCAGATCGCAAATGGCGATTTCGTTCACTATCCTAATGAAAAGTGGTTCCCGCTGCCTGAAGATGATCAGCTGCCGGCAGGCATCCTTGACGCGCGCCTGCGTAAGTTTTACGACCCGGAAAACGAACTGAGCGCCAGCGACCTTATCGACCTTCAGTCCGGTAATGCGGATCGCGGTATTGTTGGCCTGCCGTTCACGCGTCAGTCAGACCAGCAGACGGTCTATATTCCGATGAACATCATCGGCAACCTTTATGTGTCCAACGGCATGTCAGCGGGCAACACGGCTAACGAAGCCCGTGTGCAGGGTCTGTCTGAAGTCTTTGAGCGCTATATTAAGAATCGCATTATTGCTGAGTCCATCAGCCTGCCGACGATTCCACAGGAGGTGCTTAACCGCTATCCTGGCGTGGTTGAAGCTATCGATCGTCTCGAAGCCGAGGGCTTCCCAATCTTCTCCTACGATGCATCTCTGGGCGGAAAATACCCGGTGATCTGCGTCGTCCTGTTTAACCCGGAAAATGGCACCTGCTTCGCTTCCTTCGGCGCGCATCCTGATTTCGGCGTGGCGCTGGAGCGTACCGTTACCGAACTGCTGCAGGGCCGCGGACTCAAGGATCTGGATGTCTTCACGCCGCCGACCTTTGATGATGAAGAAGTTGCCGAACATGCTAACCTTGAAACCCACTTTATCGATTCCAGCGGTCTGATCTCCTGGGATCTGTTCAAAGACGATGCCGACTATCCGTTCGCTGACTGGAGCTTTAAGGGCACAACGGAAGAAGAGTTCGCAACTCTGATGGCCATCTTCGATGCGGAAGGCCAGGAAGTTTACATCGCCGACTATCAGCATCTTGATGTTTACGCCTGCCGTATCATCGTGCCGGGTATGTCAGATATTTATCCTGCGGAAGATCTGCTGCTGGCAAACAACAGCATGGGTGCATACCTGCGCGATACCCTTCTCAACCTGCCTGACAGCAGCTGGGAAAAAGAAGACTACCTGGCACTGCTGGAACAGCTGGATGAAGATGGCCACGACGACTTCACCCGCGTACGCGAGCTGCTGGGTCTGGCGACCGGCAAAGATAACGGCTGGTACACGTTGCGTATCGGTGAGCTCAAGGCCATGCTGGCCCTGGCCGGTGGTGACCTCGATCAGGCGCTGATCTGGACCGAATGGACGATGGAGTTCAATCAGTCAATCTTCAGCCCGGCGCGTGCGAACTACTATCGCTGTCTGCAGACTCTGCTGCTGCTGAGCCAGGAAGATGAGCGCGATCCGCTTCAGTATCATACCGCCTTCGTGCGTATGTACGGCCAGGAAGCGGTTGATAACGCCTCTGCTGCCATTAGCGGTGAAGCGCCATTCTATGGCCTGCAAAATGTGGACAGCGATCTGCTGGCATTCCCTGCACATCAGTCACTGCTGGCGGCATATGAGAAATTACAGGCGGCAAAACGCCGTTACTGGAAATAA
- the pflB gene encoding formate C-acetyltransferase, giving the protein MTELNKDMAKAWESFAAGEWQNGVNVRDFIQKNYTPYEGDESFLAGATQATTTLWDKVMEGIKLENKTHAPVDFDTDLAATITSHDAGYIEKALEKIVGLQTEAPLKRALIPFGGIKMVEGSCKVYGRELDPSLKKIFTEYRKTHNQGVFDVYTPDILRCRKSGVLTGLPDAYGRGRIIGDYRRVALYGIDYLMKDKFAQFTSLQSDMENGVNLEATIRLREEIADQHRALQQIKEMAAKHGFDISGPATTAQEAVQWTYFGYLAAVKSQNGAAMSFGRVSTFLDVYINRDLKAGKITEEEAQELIDHLVMKLRMVRFLRTPEYDELFSGDPIWATESLAGMGVDGRTLVTKNTFRFLNTLYTMGPSPEPNMTILWSEKLPLNFKKFAAKVSIDTSSLQYENDDLMRPDFNSDDYAIACCVSPMIVGKQMQFFGARANLAKTMLYAINGGVDEKLKMQVGPKEAPMMDEVLDYEKVMARMDHFMDWLAKQYVTALNVIHYMHDKYSYEASLMALHDRDVYRTMACGIAGLSVAADSLSAIKYAKVSTIRDEDGLAVDFKIEGEYPQFGNNDSRVDDIACDLVERFMKKIQKLQTYRNAVPTQSVLTITSNVVYGKKTGNTPDGRRAGAPFGPGANPMHGRDQKGAVASLTSVAKLPFAYAKDGISYTFSIVPNALGKNDDVRKANLAGLMDGYFHHEASIEGGQHLNVNVMNREMLLEAMEDPEKYPQLTIRVSGYAVRFNSLTKEQQQDVITRTFTQSM; this is encoded by the coding sequence ATGACCGAGCTAAATAAAGACATGGCAAAAGCCTGGGAAAGTTTTGCAGCAGGTGAATGGCAGAACGGTGTCAACGTTCGTGACTTCATCCAGAAAAACTATACCCCCTATGAAGGCGACGAGTCATTCCTGGCCGGTGCTACTCAGGCGACCACCACTCTGTGGGATAAGGTCATGGAAGGCATCAAGCTGGAAAACAAAACCCATGCGCCGGTTGATTTTGATACCGACCTGGCGGCAACGATTACCTCGCATGACGCTGGCTACATCGAAAAAGCGCTGGAAAAGATTGTTGGTCTGCAAACTGAAGCGCCGTTGAAACGTGCGCTGATCCCGTTCGGCGGCATCAAGATGGTAGAGGGTTCCTGTAAGGTTTACGGCCGTGAACTCGACCCATCACTGAAAAAAATCTTCACCGAATACCGTAAAACCCATAACCAGGGCGTGTTTGATGTTTACACCCCGGATATCCTGCGCTGCCGTAAATCCGGCGTGCTGACCGGCCTGCCGGATGCCTATGGCCGCGGTCGTATCATCGGTGACTACCGTCGCGTTGCGCTGTACGGTATTGATTATCTGATGAAAGACAAGTTTGCGCAGTTCACTTCTCTACAGAGCGATATGGAAAATGGCGTTAACCTTGAAGCCACTATCCGTCTGCGTGAAGAAATTGCTGACCAGCATCGCGCACTGCAGCAGATTAAAGAAATGGCGGCTAAGCACGGTTTCGATATCTCCGGCCCGGCAACAACGGCTCAGGAAGCGGTGCAGTGGACCTACTTTGGCTATCTGGCCGCGGTGAAATCGCAGAATGGTGCAGCCATGTCCTTCGGCCGCGTCTCTACCTTCCTCGATGTTTATATCAATCGTGACCTGAAGGCGGGCAAAATTACCGAAGAAGAAGCGCAGGAGCTGATTGACCATCTGGTCATGAAACTGCGTATGGTTCGCTTCCTGCGTACCCCTGAATATGATGAGCTGTTCTCAGGTGACCCAATCTGGGCAACGGAATCCCTGGCGGGTATGGGCGTTGATGGCCGTACTCTGGTGACCAAAAACACCTTCCGCTTCCTGAATACGCTTTACACCATGGGCCCGTCACCAGAGCCTAACATGACCATTCTGTGGTCAGAAAAACTGCCTCTGAACTTTAAAAAATTCGCGGCGAAAGTCTCGATCGATACGTCTTCTCTGCAGTATGAGAATGACGATCTGATGCGCCCTGATTTCAACAGCGATGACTATGCAATCGCCTGCTGCGTCAGCCCAATGATCGTAGGCAAACAGATGCAGTTCTTCGGTGCCCGCGCTAACCTGGCAAAAACCATGCTGTACGCGATTAACGGCGGCGTGGATGAAAAACTGAAAATGCAGGTTGGTCCGAAAGAAGCACCGATGATGGATGAAGTGCTGGATTATGAAAAAGTGATGGCGCGTATGGATCACTTCATGGACTGGCTGGCCAAGCAGTATGTCACCGCACTGAATGTCATCCATTACATGCACGATAAGTACAGCTACGAAGCCTCTCTGATGGCACTGCACGACCGCGATGTCTATCGCACCATGGCATGCGGTATTGCAGGACTGTCGGTAGCGGCAGACTCACTCTCCGCCATCAAATACGCCAAAGTGTCCACCATCCGTGACGAAGACGGTCTGGCGGTTGACTTCAAAATTGAAGGCGAGTATCCGCAGTTTGGTAACAATGATTCGCGCGTTGATGACATTGCCTGCGACCTGGTTGAACGTTTCATGAAGAAAATTCAGAAACTGCAGACTTACCGTAACGCAGTGCCAACACAGTCTGTCCTGACCATCACGTCAAACGTGGTGTATGGTAAGAAAACCGGTAATACTCCGGATGGCCGTCGCGCCGGTGCGCCATTTGGACCAGGTGCGAACCCAATGCACGGACGCGATCAGAAAGGCGCAGTGGCTTCACTGACCTCCGTTGCTAAACTGCCGTTTGCCTACGCTAAAGATGGTATTTCCTATACCTTCTCCATCGTGCCAAATGCGCTGGGTAAAAATGATGATGTGCGTAAAGCCAACCTCGCAGGCCTGATGGATGGATACTTCCACCATGAAGCCAGCATCGAAGGCGGTCAGCACCTTAACGTCAACGTTATGAACCGTGAGATGCTGCTGGAAGCCATGGAAGATCCGGAAAAATATCCGCAGCTGACCATCCGTGTTTCCGGTTATGCCGTGCGCTTTAACTCACTGACCAAAGAGCAGCAGCAGGACGTCATTACCCGTACCTTTACGCAAAGCATGTAA
- the serS gene encoding serine--tRNA ligase: protein MLDPNLLRNEPDAVAEKLARRGYKLDVDTLRAHEERRKVLQVETENLQAERNSRSKSIGQAKARGEDIEPLRQEVNALGERLDAAKAELDALQNDIRDFSLAIPNLPDDVVPLGKDDSENLEISRWGEPRKFDFAVRDHVELGEMAAGLDFAAAVKLTGSRFIVMKGQIALMHRALSQFMLDLHTEQHGYQETYVPYLVNHASLYGTGQLPKFGEDLFHTRPLEEEASSSNYALIPTSEVPLTNLVRDEILEEESLPLKMTAHTPCFRSEAGAYGRDTRGLIRMHQFDKVEMVHITRPEDSMDALEELVGHAEKVLQLLNLPYRKVLLCTGDMGFGSTKTYDLEVWLPAQDTYREISSCSNMGDFQARRMQARCRTKTEKKPRLVHTLNGSGLAVGRTLVAVLENYQQEDGRIEVPEVLRPYMKGLEYIG, encoded by the coding sequence ATGCTCGATCCCAATCTGCTGCGTAATGAGCCAGACGCAGTCGCTGAAAAACTGGCACGCCGGGGTTATAAACTGGACGTTGACACGCTGCGCGCTCACGAAGAGCGTCGTAAAGTGTTGCAGGTAGAAACTGAAAATCTGCAGGCAGAGCGTAACTCGCGATCCAAATCCATCGGGCAGGCCAAAGCACGTGGGGAAGACATCGAACCGTTGCGTCAGGAAGTGAATGCCCTGGGCGAACGCCTGGATGCTGCTAAAGCAGAGCTGGACGCACTGCAAAACGATATTCGTGACTTCTCGCTGGCCATTCCTAATCTGCCTGATGATGTGGTACCACTGGGTAAAGACGACAGTGAAAACCTGGAGATCAGCCGCTGGGGTGAACCGCGTAAGTTTGATTTCGCGGTGCGCGATCACGTTGAACTCGGTGAGATGGCCGCAGGTCTGGACTTTGCTGCAGCGGTTAAGCTGACCGGCTCGCGTTTCATCGTGATGAAAGGGCAGATTGCCCTGATGCACCGTGCGCTGAGCCAGTTTATGCTCGATCTGCACACCGAGCAGCACGGCTACCAGGAAACCTACGTCCCGTATCTGGTGAACCATGCCAGCCTGTACGGTACGGGCCAGCTGCCTAAGTTCGGCGAAGATCTGTTCCATACGCGTCCGCTGGAAGAAGAAGCTTCCAGCAGCAACTATGCGCTGATCCCAACGTCGGAAGTCCCGCTGACCAACCTGGTTCGTGATGAGATCCTGGAAGAAGAGTCACTGCCGCTGAAAATGACCGCGCATACGCCGTGCTTCCGTTCCGAAGCCGGTGCCTATGGACGCGATACCCGCGGCCTGATTCGTATGCACCAGTTCGATAAAGTTGAGATGGTGCATATTACCCGTCCGGAAGACTCCATGGACGCGCTGGAAGAGCTGGTTGGCCACGCAGAGAAAGTGCTGCAGCTGCTTAACCTGCCGTACCGTAAGGTGCTGCTGTGTACCGGTGACATGGGCTTTGGTTCAACCAAAACCTACGATCTGGAAGTGTGGCTGCCGGCGCAGGACACCTACCGCGAAATTTCGTCCTGCTCCAACATGGGCGATTTCCAGGCCCGTCGTATGCAGGCACGCTGCCGTACCAAAACCGAGAAAAAACCGCGTCTGGTACACACGCTGAATGGTTCCGGTCTGGCAGTGGGGCGTACTCTGGTTGCCGTGCTGGAAAACTACCAGCAGGAAGATGGCCGTATTGAAGTGCCGGAAGTGCTGCGTCCCTACATGAAAGGCCTTGAGTATATCGGCTAA
- a CDS encoding MFS transporter, which yields MSIWSRPVIVLLCGLLLLTISIAALNTLVPLWLTHDALPTWQIGVVSSSYYCGNLLGTLIAGWLIKRLGFNRSYYLASLVFALATVALGLQSGFWMWTLWRFVAGVGCALIWVIVESALLCNGTLRNRGRLLAAYMIVYYIATVAGQLMVSRVSTELMQVLPWVSGLILAAILPLVFTRVTASQAEEGEDGASGRLWPMLRRRNARLGINGCIISGIVLGSLYGLMPLYLSHQGMSDSNVGYWMALLVSAGIIGQWPIGRLADRYGRLMVLRVQVFGVILGALAMLGNAAMGPALFILGCAGFTLYPVAMSWACEKVAHHELVAMNQALLLSYTVGSLAGPTMTSMLMQNYSDRLLFVMIAVVALIYLAMLLRKADHHINPVAHA from the coding sequence ATGTCCATCTGGTCGCGCCCTGTAATAGTGCTGCTTTGCGGTTTGCTGTTGCTGACGATTTCTATTGCCGCGCTGAATACTCTGGTTCCACTGTGGCTGACGCATGATGCGTTACCGACCTGGCAGATTGGCGTCGTCAGTTCTTCTTACTATTGCGGTAATTTGTTGGGCACGCTGATTGCGGGATGGCTGATTAAACGCCTTGGTTTTAACCGCAGCTATTATCTGGCCTCGCTGGTTTTTGCTCTGGCTACCGTTGCTCTGGGCCTGCAGAGTGGATTCTGGATGTGGACCCTGTGGCGATTCGTCGCGGGCGTAGGCTGTGCGCTGATTTGGGTAATTGTTGAGAGTGCGCTGCTGTGTAACGGCACGCTGCGTAACCGTGGCAGACTGCTGGCGGCCTACATGATTGTTTATTACATCGCGACCGTTGCCGGACAGCTGATGGTCAGCCGCGTTTCTACCGAACTGATGCAGGTGCTGCCGTGGGTTAGCGGTCTGATTCTGGCGGCTATTCTGCCGCTGGTATTTACCCGCGTTACCGCCAGCCAGGCGGAAGAAGGTGAGGATGGGGCATCAGGTCGCCTGTGGCCGATGCTGCGCCGCCGCAATGCACGCTTAGGGATTAACGGCTGTATTATTTCCGGTATTGTTCTGGGTTCACTGTACGGTCTGATGCCGCTGTATCTGTCGCATCAGGGAATGAGTGATTCCAACGTGGGCTACTGGATGGCGCTGTTAGTCAGTGCCGGTATTATCGGCCAGTGGCCCATCGGCCGCCTTGCGGATCGCTATGGAAGACTGATGGTGCTGAGGGTGCAGGTATTCGGTGTGATCCTCGGCGCGCTGGCCATGCTGGGCAACGCAGCAATGGGACCGGCTCTGTTTATTCTCGGCTGTGCCGGCTTCACGCTTTATCCCGTTGCCATGTCCTGGGCCTGTGAGAAGGTCGCACATCATGAACTGGTAGCGATGAATCAGGCGTTGCTGCTCAGCTATACCGTGGGCAGCCTTGCCGGCCCGACAATGACGTCGATGCTGATGCAGAATTATTCCGATCGTCTGCTGTTTGTGATGATTGCGGTGGTGGCTTTGATTTATCTCGCCATGCTGCTGCGCAAAGCGGACCACCATATCAATCCGGTGGCGCACGCCTGA
- the lolA gene encoding outer membrane lipoprotein chaperone LolA — translation MKKFVISCCLLAAFTSASVLADASSELKQRLDKVKSFHATFSQKVTDGSGASVQDGEGEMWVQRPNLFNWHMTAPDESTLISDGKTLWFYNPFVEQVSASWLKDATGNTPFMLIARNQASDWKQYNIAQKGDNFSLTPKSIDGNLKQFDINVSTNGTINQFSAVEQDGQRSSYALKSQQNGSISADKFTFTPPKGVTLDDQRQ, via the coding sequence ATGAAGAAATTTGTAATCTCGTGCTGTCTGCTGGCGGCCTTTACCTCGGCCAGCGTACTGGCCGATGCGTCCAGCGAGCTGAAACAGCGCCTGGATAAAGTAAAAAGTTTCCACGCTACCTTCAGTCAAAAAGTGACCGATGGTAGCGGCGCATCCGTGCAGGACGGCGAAGGGGAAATGTGGGTGCAGCGCCCAAATCTGTTCAACTGGCACATGACGGCGCCCGATGAAAGCACCCTGATTTCCGATGGCAAAACGCTGTGGTTCTACAATCCTTTCGTGGAGCAGGTCAGCGCCAGCTGGCTGAAAGACGCCACCGGCAACACGCCGTTTATGCTGATTGCCCGCAATCAGGCCAGCGACTGGAAGCAGTACAATATCGCGCAGAAAGGGGATAACTTCTCCCTGACGCCAAAATCAATCGATGGCAACCTGAAGCAGTTTGATATTAACGTTTCAACCAACGGTACGATCAACCAGTTCAGCGCTGTTGAGCAGGACGGCCAGCGCAGCAGCTATGCGCTGAAAAGCCAGCAAAACGGCAGCATCTCCGCCGATAAGTTCACGTTTACGCCGCCAAAAGGCGTGACCCTGGACGATCAGCGTCAGTGA
- the pflA gene encoding pyruvate formate lyase 1-activating protein — MSVIGRIHSFESCGTVDGPGIRFITFFQGCLMRCLYCHNRDTWDTHGGKEITVEELMKDVVSYRHFMNASGGGVTASGGEAILQAEFVRDWFRACKAEGINTCLDTNGFVRRYDPVIDELLDVTDLVMLDLKQINDDIHQVLVGVSNHRTLDFARYLAKRKIRTWIRYVVVPGYTDDDDSAHRLGEFTRDMGNVEKIEMLPYHELGKHKWVAMGEEYKLDGVHPPKAETMERIKHILESYGHYVMY, encoded by the coding sequence ATGTCAGTTATCGGACGTATTCACTCATTTGAATCCTGCGGGACCGTCGATGGTCCCGGCATTCGTTTCATCACCTTTTTCCAGGGCTGCCTGATGCGCTGCCTCTACTGCCATAATCGGGATACCTGGGACACCCACGGCGGTAAGGAGATTACCGTTGAGGAACTGATGAAGGATGTGGTCTCCTACCGTCACTTCATGAATGCTTCCGGCGGCGGCGTTACCGCTTCCGGCGGCGAGGCTATCCTGCAGGCTGAATTCGTTCGCGACTGGTTTCGTGCCTGTAAGGCCGAAGGAATTAATACCTGTCTGGACACCAATGGCTTCGTGCGTCGCTACGATCCGGTTATTGATGAACTGTTAGATGTCACCGACCTGGTGATGCTTGATTTGAAACAGATTAATGATGATATCCATCAGGTGCTGGTTGGCGTTTCCAACCATCGTACGCTGGATTTTGCCCGCTATCTGGCTAAGCGGAAAATCCGCACCTGGATCCGCTATGTGGTGGTGCCTGGCTACACGGATGATGATGATTCCGCCCACCGCCTCGGTGAGTTTACCCGCGATATGGGTAACGTCGAAAAAATTGAGATGCTGCCCTATCACGAGTTGGGTAAACACAAATGGGTAGCGATGGGTGAAGAGTACAAGCTGGACGGCGTTCATCCGCCGAAAGCGGAAACCATGGAGCGGATTAAACATATCCTCGAAAGCTACGGCCACTACGTGATGTACTGA
- the focA gene encoding formate transporter FocA, with protein sequence MKAGNLFDLLLPAEMAKVAEDAGVYKATKHPFTTFFLAINAGVFISIAFAFYITATTGTGTIPWGLAKLVGGICFSLGLMLVVVCGADLFTSTVLTVVAKASGRITWTQLARNWINVYVGNFIGAVFFVALIWFAGQYMTANGAWGLNVLQTADHKMHHTFIEAVCLGILANLMVCMAVWMSYSGRSLLDKMFAMVLPVAMFVASGFEHSIANMFLIPMAIVIKDFASPEFWQATGATAQQFSHLTVSNFVTDNLIPVTLGNIIGGGLLVGLTYWVIYLRDGDHR encoded by the coding sequence GTGAAAGCTGGCAACCTCTTTGATCTATTATTACCTGCTGAAATGGCTAAAGTTGCTGAAGACGCTGGCGTCTATAAAGCAACGAAACATCCTTTCACTACCTTCTTTCTGGCAATTAACGCGGGCGTATTTATCTCAATCGCCTTCGCCTTTTACATCACGGCGACCACCGGTACCGGCACGATTCCCTGGGGGCTGGCAAAACTGGTCGGTGGGATCTGCTTTTCTCTCGGCTTGATGCTGGTTGTTGTTTGCGGTGCCGACCTTTTCACCTCTACCGTTCTCACCGTAGTGGCCAAAGCCAGCGGCAGAATCACCTGGACTCAACTGGCGCGTAACTGGATAAACGTTTACGTAGGCAATTTTATCGGCGCCGTCTTCTTCGTCGCGCTGATCTGGTTCGCGGGACAATATATGACCGCTAACGGTGCCTGGGGGTTAAACGTCCTGCAGACTGCCGACCATAAAATGCACCATACCTTTATCGAAGCAGTATGCCTGGGGATCCTGGCTAATCTGATGGTATGTATGGCGGTGTGGATGAGCTATTCCGGCCGCAGCCTGCTGGATAAAATGTTCGCCATGGTTCTGCCGGTTGCCATGTTTGTAGCCAGCGGCTTCGAACACAGCATCGCCAATATGTTTCTGATCCCCATGGCAATAGTCATCAAAGATTTCGCTTCGCCGGAGTTCTGGCAGGCAACCGGGGCCACAGCCCAACAGTTTTCACACCTTACCGTCAGCAACTTTGTTACTGACAACCTGATCCCCGTTACCCTCGGCAACATTATCGGTGGCGGCTTACTGGTAGGGTTGACGTATTGGGTGATCTATCTGCGCGATGGCGATCACCGCTGA
- a CDS encoding replication-associated recombination protein A, translating into MSNLSLDFSRNEFQPLAARMRPRNLNEYIGQQHLLAAGKPLPRAIEAGHLHSMILWGPPGTGKTTLAEIIGHYGQADVERISAVTSGVKEIREAIERARQSRNAGRRTILFVDEVHRFNKSQQDAFLPHIEDGTITFIGATTENPSFELNSALLSRARVYLLKSLTSEDIAAVLDQAMNDGERGYGNDNVILPDNTRNMIAELVNGDARRALNTLEMMADMAEVNAEGKRELTPQLLNEVSGERSARFDNKGDRFYDLISALHKSVRGSAPDAALYWYARIITAGGDPLYVARRLLAIASEDVGNADPRGMQVAIAAWDCFTRVGPAEGERAIAQAIVYLACAPKSNAVYTAFKAAMRDARENPDYDVPEHLRNAPTKLMKEMGLGAEYRYAHDEPNAYAAGEDYFPPQMAQTRYYQPTSRGLEGKIGEKLTWLATQDQNSPTKRYR; encoded by the coding sequence GTGAGTAACCTGTCCCTCGACTTCTCCCGCAACGAGTTTCAACCGCTGGCCGCACGTATGCGGCCACGTAATCTGAATGAATATATCGGCCAGCAGCATCTGCTGGCGGCGGGGAAACCGCTGCCGCGGGCGATTGAAGCCGGCCACCTTCATTCGATGATCCTGTGGGGGCCGCCGGGGACGGGGAAAACGACGCTGGCTGAGATTATCGGCCATTACGGTCAGGCGGACGTTGAGCGTATTTCTGCGGTGACATCCGGCGTGAAAGAGATACGCGAAGCCATCGAACGTGCCAGGCAGAGCCGCAATGCGGGGCGCCGTACTATACTGTTTGTCGATGAGGTGCATCGCTTCAATAAAAGCCAGCAGGATGCCTTTCTGCCGCATATTGAGGACGGCACGATCACCTTTATCGGTGCCACTACCGAAAATCCCTCGTTTGAGCTTAACTCCGCGCTGCTTTCACGCGCGCGCGTCTATCTGCTGAAATCACTGACCAGTGAGGACATTGCTGCGGTACTGGATCAGGCGATGAACGATGGCGAGCGTGGCTACGGCAACGATAACGTCATCCTGCCGGACAATACCCGCAATATGATTGCCGAGCTGGTCAATGGCGATGCGCGTCGGGCGCTTAATACGCTGGAAATGATGGCGGATATGGCCGAGGTGAACGCCGAGGGCAAGCGTGAACTGACGCCGCAGCTGCTGAACGAAGTTTCGGGTGAACGCAGCGCTCGCTTCGACAATAAGGGCGATCGGTTTTACGATCTGATTTCCGCTCTGCACAAGTCCGTACGCGGTTCCGCACCGGATGCGGCGCTGTACTGGTATGCCAGAATTATTACTGCGGGTGGCGATCCCCTGTACGTCGCTCGCCGCCTGCTGGCTATTGCCTCTGAAGATGTGGGTAATGCCGACCCGCGCGGTATGCAGGTTGCCATCGCTGCCTGGGACTGTTTTACCCGGGTCGGTCCGGCGGAAGGCGAACGCGCAATCGCTCAGGCGATCGTGTATCTGGCCTGCGCGCCAAAAAGTAATGCCGTTTACACCGCCTTCAAAGCGGCGATGCGCGATGCGCGTGAAAATCCGGATTACGATGTGCCTGAACACCTGCGTAATGCACCAACGAAGCTGATGAAGGAAATGGGGCTGGGCGCGGAGTATCGCTACGCCCATGACGAACCGAACGCCTATGCGGCCGGTGAGGACTATTTCCCCCCGCAAATGGCCCAGACCCGCTACTATCAGCCGACATCTCGCGGGCTGGAGGGCAAAATCGGTGAAAAGCTCACCTGGCTTGCCACTCAGGATCAAAATAGCCCGACAAAACGCTACCGCTGA